TTTTCTACTTTAATCAGAAGAATCAATATCATAAGAGATTTAAGCCGCAACACAGGAGCTCTTCTTGAGGAATTAGATGAAAGAAAACAGATTTTACAAGAAGAAAAGAGTAAATTGGACGATGCATTGTTTTCATTGGAAGAGAAGCAGGGAGAACTTAAGAAAGCTTTACTGAATAAAGAAAAATTAAGAAATGATATGGAAGATTACCTGGCATCTTTAGATGTTGAACGTTCATATTATGAGAACCAATTAAACCAGATTGATAAGGCTTGGACAGAGGCAAAGAAAACCCTTACAGATTCCATTGCTAATTTTTCCGATGTATTAAAACAAGGGAATTTGCCGTATGAAAAAATAAAAGTTACGATTACCCTGGGAAGAGTTAAAGGTTCTATTGATGAAGAGACATTTAATCAAGTGGCAAAACAATACATTGGTGATAAAGCTATAGAATTTCATTTTTATGAAAATAAAATCCAGGCAATCATTCCTGACAGCCAGTTTTCCGTATCCGGTTCATTTATTATTGTAGACGGCCATACACTGCAGTTTGTAGCAGAAGAAGGAAGTTTTTACGGCATGACACTTACTGAGGAATCTTTAGAAGAAATCTTTAGAAATGGACAAGTACAGCTCAATCTTGAGCCGGTATTATATGGTAATGAATTGGAAAGCGTAAAAATTAAAGAAGGCTATTTTGAAATAAGCAGTAAAGTATCTTTTTTCTAAATTAATGAAGTAGGTGGATTAGAAATGATTGAAGCAAGAGGAGTATATTTAGAATATCGTGATGGCACAAAAGCGTTAAATGATGTTAATTTGCAAATAAAACGAGGGGAAATCGTCTATATTATTGGACCCAGTGGATCGGGAAAAACCAGTTTGCTTAAGCTTTTTATGGGAATTGAGCAGCCAACTTCCGGGAAATTAGCGGTTCTTGGAAAAGAAATTAATAAAGAGCATAAAAGAAATATCAGAGAAATACGAAGGAAGATAGGGCCTGTTTTTCAAGAATTCAAATTAATACCCGGAAGAACTGCTATAGACAATGTGATTTTAGGGATGAGAGTATTGGGAATGCCTCGGGTATTATTGAATAAAAACGCCTTAGAGGCTTTAGAAAAGGTTGGATTAACCCATAAGGCATTTTCAAAAGTAGACAATTTGTCCTGGGGAGAAAGGCAGAGGGTTGCCATTGCCAGAGCAGTGGCAAGAAAGCCAGCACTTATTCTGGCCGATGAACCAACCGGCAATTTGGATATTAAAAATGCATTACGTATCATGGAGCTTTTACGTTCTTTTAAAGACGAACAAACTACGGTTATTATAACAACCCATGCGACTCATTTAATTGAAAATTTAAATGAAGGTATTTTATTAAAAGTGAACAAGGGAACTATTCAGCAGGAGTCAATGGGGAGGGGCTTGCAATGAAAAATATCATTTATAATATAGGCTATTTTATAAAAGAAGCAAGGATAGTTTTTAAACTGAACTTTTGGTCCAATGTTCTTTCTCTTTTTAGTATAGGACTAATTCTATTTGTTCTCTCTCTGGTGATTTCCGGATGGAGCATTAGTACGGAAGTGCTTACTCTAATCCAAAATGAAGCAGAAATCAACATATATACTGACGAGGAAATAGATGAAAAAAGTATAGAAAAAGTTATTGAGAAGATCAATTTAATTGACGGCATTTTAGAAAGCAGAGTGGTTCAAAAAGAGGAAGCATATGAAAGAATGGAAAAAGTATTGGGGGAAGATGCAAAGGTACTGAAATATTTTGATGATAATCCTTTTCACTTTTTCATCGAAGCCAAAATCGATGTTGAGAAAATAGAATCGATCAATAAGGAAATAAAATTGATTCCTAATGTCCAATATATAAGAGATAATAGAGAAATACTAATTCGTCTGAGAAGTATTGCACGAGGCTTTAGAATCCTGGGAACATTTTTTATTGCGGCTGTCGGAATTTCTACAATCGTCATTATCTCTCATATTATAAGACAGGGCATTTACAACAATAAAGATGAAATTAATACCCTCAGATTATTAGGGGCTTCAGAGGTATTTATTGCTCTGCCATTTTTAATGGTAGGCTTGGTATTAACTGTTGGAGGAGGAATGATTGCTGCTGCTTTGTTATATACGGTGCTGATACAATTTTATACTTACATATCAGGACCTCTTCCCTTCATTCCTTTGCCCCCTCTGCAAACGATGGCGAAAAATTTAACTTCTATGATCTTATCCATAAGTATACTCTTAGGAATTATCGGGAGCATCATAGGACTATCGTCTTCAAAGCAGAAATAATTAAAGATGTTAATATAATAATAAAGACATTAATATCTTAATATCAGAATAGTAGTCATATATTGACAATAAGGATTAGAATAATGTAAAATAAAAATATACTGAAAATTATAAAATCATGCTCAAGGCTTTCAGATGATATTTGGGGGGATACTATGGGACTTGATGTAAGAACTCTAACTATTATAATTATGATTGTTATTCTTATATCGTGTTTTGTTATGATTGCCCTTTGGATTGTATACCCATCTGAAAGAGGAATTGAATCTTGGGCATTATCTGCTTCAACTGGAGCCGTAGCTTTTATAGCTTTAACACTGCAGCCGATCCTTGGAAGCTATGCGGTATTTTTAAATAATGCAGGAATTTTAGCTTCATCTTTAATATTATTAGAAGGAATCTTACGATTCCGAGGCTTTGGCAATGAGTCTCACCGAAGGCATCCATTTATATTTTTTCTTCTGTTGTTTATTGTTGTCTCATATTTTAATCGAAATTATCCAACAGCACGATATCTTTTTCATGATTTTTTTGTATCCATTTTATTAACATTATCTTCATTTTTTATTATTTATAAAACCCATGGCATGGAAATTTTAGTTCATTCCATTGCAGGGGGATCAATTTTCATTCTTGTGCCTATTTTCACTTTTAGGTGGTATTTAGCCTTAAGCGGCAGAATAGAAACTATGTTGATTGGCTCAACACAGCATCCTATTATGCAAGTTCTTTTTCTTTTTGTAATTCCATGGGCTGTTGGATGGACTTATGGATTGAGTCTGGTAATAGGATACAGGATACAGCAAAAACTTAATATGACGGCTATACAAGATGAACTGACAGGCTTAGGTAATCGCAGAAGATTGGTACAGATTATGGATGCTTTGCTTAAGGAATGTGAGTCGGTTGAAGAACAATTTTTTATGTTTATGCTGGATCTGAATGGTTTTAAGAAAATTAACGATCAATATGGTCATTCTATCGGGGACGATATTCTCGTTTTGGCGGCAAAAGGCATCCGAGAGTCGATTGAAAGTTATGATTTTGCAGTTCGATTTGGCGGAGATGAATTCATAGTCTTATACCGTTACCAAGATGGAAGAAACATCGATTCTTTATTAAATAGATTAAGAAATTCTATAGAACAAATTAGAATGTTAAATGGAGCCATGGTTCAGATCAGAACCAGTATAGGCGTTGCAGTTTGTCCCGATGATGGGACAACCTTGGATGAACTCTTATGTGTTGCTGATAAAAGGATGTACAAAGATAAACAAGAGAGAAAATTGGTTTCAGAAATCATGGATATATAGTTAAAAAAATCCCTCCTATTGTGTTGAATATTAACACATTAGGAGGGATTTCTTTTATTCAACTTCAGGAGTTTCTTTTTCTCCAATGGAGAGTAAGAGATTTAAAAGTATACCTACAACTGCAGCTGTTGCTAAAGCTGGGAATTGAGTTCCGAACATTGGAATCATTCCACCTTCAAAATTGAAACTGCCTCCAAGACCGATGATCAAAATTACTGCAATGACTGCAAGGTTTTTGGAACTGAACATATCCACTTGCTTGTCCATCATGATGGTGATTCCTTGCGCAGCGATAACACCGAACAGATATATTGAAAGTCCGCCGATCACTGCGGTTGGTATAGAGTAAACTATATTAATGAGAGGTGTAAAGCATGAAATAATCATTGTGATAATGGATGCTGCTATTAAAACAGGTACGGAGAAATTTTTTGAGATTGCCATGGCACTGATATTTTCACCGTAGTTTGTCCCAGCAGGACCTCCAATTAAAGCCGAAATAATATCTCCAATTCCGTCTCCGATAAGATTTAATCCCAATTTATTTTCTAAGTCATATTTCTTTTTTGAACCTTTCTTTTTAGCCAGGTCATTTACATAGATGTCAAGCTGATAAATATGGGCGGTTGATTCAGGAACAGTTGCAATGGCTATAGGCATGATTGCAACAACTGCTGCCCATGATGGTTTTGGGAAAGTGAATATTGGAAGACTGATGATACTGGTTGATTCTATTGTATTAAAGCTTACAAAAGGAATTCCTGTTACTGCTCCTATAATAAGAGCGGATACATATCCTGTACATAATCCAAATAATATTGGAAGTTGGCTGAGTTTACCTTTAAGGTACACGGAATATAATATGGTTGCTAATAAAGTAATGATAGCGATAACCCATGCCCAGTTTGTTGCAGCACTTTGGCTTGCTTCTGGAATATTTTGTGGAATGGCAGATGCATTGCCTAAAGCATTGGCAGATAAAGATAAACCAATAATGATTGCAATACTTCCTGTTACTGTAGGAGGAAGAACTCTATCAATGATTTTTTTACCACTTTTATTAATAATCATCCCTGCTGCAATGGAAACAAGTCCTGACATAATAATACCGAATTGTGCAATTGAAATTTTGTCATTCAGTGAATAGTTAGCATATGCTTCTGCACTCATGATAGAAGCGATTGCAGCAATATAGGAAAAACTAGAGCCGTAGTACAGCGGAATTTTCTTTCCTGTAACCAGAATGAAACCTAGAGTAGCGAGACCGCTGGCAAATATCGTTGTGGATACATGAAATCCTGTGATCAATGCAACAAGAACTGTTGCCGGAAACATTACTACGATTTGTTGAAGAGCAAAGAGAATGAGTTCAATAAAAGGTGGTCTTTCATCAGGTAAATAACCTATTACTTTATTTGTTGTCATAATGCTACCTCCTGTAATTAGTAATAATATATTGTTTGGAAAAACCGCAAAAAAAAATCCTGCACACAGCAAGATTATATATTTTGGCTTAAGCGGGCCCCAAAATTGCACGCTAAGAAATATGATAAATCTTACTGGTATCTCTGTACCGAGTTTAAAGATTTTTTTTGCTGAATACATTAAAACACATGAAAGGAATTTTGTAAATAGTTTTATGCAATAAATTTAAAAATTTGATTATCACTTATGTGAATTTTTTCTAAAAAATTTCGGATTATACAAAATATAGTTTATCACTATGGCATATGGAAGAACATATCCAATAAGGGATTCTATAATAGCAATTCCTTTTGATATGCCAAAGGGGGTCAAGTCTCCATACCCTACCGAAAATAAAGTAGTAATACTAAAGTAGAATGATCGGGTAAATAGATCTAAGAATTGATGTTGATGAAGGGATGAAGAATAATGGTCTACGATACATCCTAAATTCAAAAGATCTGATACGATGTACATTAAGGAGAAAATTGACGCTACAGAAATATATAAAAAACATAAAAACAATATATTATAAATCATCATAGTTTTCCTGCGCATCAGAAGTTCCCCCATAAATTAAAAACATTTGTTAAATCATATGTCATCCTAAGAAGCTTTATTATACCTTAACTATGAATTTTTAGATCAACAAAATTCAATATAATGTAAATTATTTCTTATAATGGTTTTAGTTACTTATAATTCTTCTGTTTTTATTATTCGATTATTATATTATATAGTCTGTTTTTTTGTTGTATTATGATATATAATAGATAATAAATACTTTATTAATACTTTTTATTTTATACAAAAATACTAAAATGGGGGAAATGTTATGCAGAAGAGACTAAACATATTTAGAGCGAAGAATGAAGCAAAAGAGATTAAGAACACACATAAGACAAAACAAAATAAATTTAATTTATGGACAAAACTTCAAAATAATATTGGCATAGCACAAAAGTTGATTACCTCTTTTATCGTTTTAAGTATTATACCGTTGTTTTTGACCGCAGGATTTTCGTATATCAATGCTGAAAAAACTGTTGAGCAAAAAGTGGGTTTTTATTCTGAGAAGATGGTCCAACAAATCGCTAATAATATTGATTTAAAAATTAAAGAAATTGAAAATATACCCAGGATGGTTCAGTATAACAGTAAATTACTTGAATATATTCGAAAGGAAGAATTCAATAATCTGTTAGAAAAAATCAACACAGAGAGTGAAATAGAAAATATTTTGCTTAGTATCGAAAATTCTAATAACAGTATAAAAGGCATTAATATTTATAAAGAGAATGGAGAAGTATTTGGATCGAATTTTAGAATTGAAAACAGTGACGGCACATCAATGAGTGCAGACTATGGAAAAGTCTTTGAAGAGCTTATGAAAGATTCGGAAGAAGAATTGGTGTGGGTAACTGGACTCAATAATTCATACGACTACATCATTTTGTTAAAATCTATTAAAAATTTTGTTAATACAAAACCTATTGCAGTTTTAGCAGTCTATATAAAAGCAGACGAAATCACTTCATTATTTAAAGAAATGGACTTTAGCGACACTGGAAGTATGTTTTTATTAAACCCAAATAAAAATATTATTGGAGATATAAATAATGAAAATATTGGAACTCAAGTAACCGATGGATATTTGGATAAAATATATGGAGAAAATCTATTTGGTAATTTTAGAGATGCCGACAATGTAATAAGTTATGCCACTACTAAAAATGGTTGGAAAGTTATAACTAAGGAGCCTATTTCATCCCTAATGGCAGAAATGGTAGTTGTAAGAAAGGGAATTCTTTGGATAGGAGCCGTATGTATCTTAGTTGCAGTAGCCATTGGAATACTTATATCGCTAAGCATATCCAAACCGCTTAAAATGATCATGAGTCTTATGGGGAAAGTAGAGCAAGGAGATTTAACCGTATCACTAGATATTGAAGGCAAGAACGAGATTGGGAAATTATCTGCCAGTTTTAATCACATGATAGAAAATATTAGAGACTTGCTTCTAGAGACACATGGTATAACACAAAAAGTAGAGCAGGATACAAATATAATTAAGACTTCTTCAGAGCAATCGGCTTTAGCAGCGGGACAAGTTGCCAATGCGATTAATGAATTGGCAAACGGTGCGGCAGAGCAGGCAAAACAAGCAGATAATACGAATTTATTAATGGATCAGTTAGCGGATAATATCAATCATGTTGTAAAAAGAATAGAAGACATTATGAATACAATTGAAGTAACGGAATCTTCCAGGGATTATGCTGCTAAGACCATGGATCAGTTAAACGAGAAAACAAAGGTTACAATAGAATCCTCTCATAAAATTAATAAAGAGATACAAGAATTAAATGAAAAAGCAAAAGAAATCATTCAAGTTGTTAAAGTAATTACTGGAATAAGTGAACAAACCAATCTGCTTGCTTTAAATGCTGCGATTGAGGCAGCCAGAGCAGGGGAGGCGGGTAAAGGTTTTGCAGTTGTGGCAGAAGAAATCCGTAAATTGGCCCAAGGAACTAAGGATGCAACTGGAATGATCAGCCAAATTATTTCTGATATTCAAATGAAGACCGAAAGTACAGTGTCTGTAGTTAAGACCTCTGACAAGATCTTTGAAGAACAACAGGAAATCGTAAATAAAACGGATCAGGCTTTCAATGAGATGGCACAGTCTATACAAACTATGATTGGACAAATAGAAGATATCAATAATAAGATTCAAGATATAGAGCATCAGAAACACCAAACAGTTGAAGCGATTGAATATATTGCATCTATTGTAGAAGAATCAGCAGCATCAATAGAAGAAGTAACTGCAACCAGCGAAGAACAAACCAGTTCAGCAGAACAATTAGCAGTACTAGCAAATAATTTGGCAGTAGCAATGGAAAACTTGAATAATTCTTTATCTCATTTTAAAATATAAATATGTATTTAATAGCTGTATCACTGTTTTTTCTTACAAAAGCATAAAATACTTTTAGGAGGATATACTCATGGATAATTTTGTTTTTCAAAATCCAACAAAAATTATTTTTGGAAAAGCTATGGAAACTCGTGTTGGAGAAGAGGTAAGCAAATATAGCAAGAAAATACTGCTTCATTACGGTGGAGGAAGTATTAAAAAAACTGGTTTATATGATAGAGTTATTTCATCTTTAAAGGCTGCAGGGATTGAGTTTATAGAACTCCCCGGTGTTAAACCCAATCCAAGATTAAGTCTTGTAAGGGAAGGTATCAAAATTTGCCGTGAAAACAATATAGACTTTATTCTAGCGGTAGGCGGAGGAAGTGTGATTGATTCCGCAAAGGCCATTGCCTTAGGGGTTGTTTATGATGGAGATGTCTGGGATTTTTATACAGGGAAAGCTTCCCCAAAAGCTGCTCTTCCTATAGGGACGATTTTAACCATTCCTGCTGCCGGAAGCGAATCCAGTACCGGATCTGTGATTACCAATGAAGATGGCTGGTATAAAAGGTCTGCAGGCTCAACCCTTCTTTATCCCAAATTTTCAATACTTAATCCAGAGCTTGCCTTTACACTGCCAAAATATCAAGTAGCTTGCGGTGCTGCAGATATTTTAGCCCATTTGATGGAAAGATATTTTACCAATACCCAAAGTGTTGAGCTAATCGACAGAATGATTGAATCAACCATGAAAACAGTTATTAAATATGTTCCTATGGTACTGGAAGATTCTAATAATTATGAAGCTTGGGCACAAGTGATGTGGGCAGGAACATTGGCTCATAATAATTTGCTTAATACAGGAAGAGTTGGAGACTGGGGTTCCCATGACATCGAACATGAAATAAGTGGCATTTACGATGTAGCCCATGGAGCAGGATTAGCTGTTGTATTTCCTGCATGGATGAAATATGTTTATAAACATGACCCTAACAGATTTGTCCAATTTGCTGTGAGAGTATGGAATGTTGAACAGGATTTCTTTGATCCTGAGAAAACAATATTGCAGGGAATTCAAAAACTTGAGGAATTTTTTACATCCATAGGACTTCCTACCCGTCTTGAAGGTTTAGGCATTACTGACGATAGACTGGAAGAGATGGCTGACAAGGGTACTGATTCGGATCAAAAGACATTGGGCAATTTTGTAAAACTTCGAAAAAATGATATTTATAATATCTTAAAGCTAGCTCAAAAATAGAAGTAAAAAAGTTAGTATCCGCGGGATACTAACTTTTTTTGAGAATAAATCGTATATCCTTTTGTGTGTAGAAATTGGAAAGTGGAATTGCATTATATAGATGTAATTTTTATTTTTTTATGTTACAATGGGTACTGGTTATTATGATCTACAAAAAGTGCAACGGAAGGAGTTTACATTATGAAACGAAAGTTTTGCTTTGTGTTGACATTTATGTTTTTATTAATGAATATTGTTCCTATTTCAGCCCAAGAAACCTCATTGCCCTTACAATCAGAAGCTGTCATTTTAATTGAAGAAAACACCGGTAAAGTACTATACGAGAAAAATTCCTCTCAAAAAATGTATCCAGCCAGTACGACAAAAGTATTGACTGCTTTAATCGCTTTAGAAAACGCAGACTTAAATGAAGTTATAAAAGTTGGGAATGAAGTATATCAAGTACCTTTAGATGCAAGTAAAGCAGGGCACAATCCTGGAGACGAAATTACATTAAAAGATTTGGTGACATCTTTATTATTGCCTTCTGGCAACGATTCTGCATTTGTTATCGCTTCGTATTTAGCGAAGAAAAATACCGGCAATGATTCTTTAGATATAAACAGTGCTATGACGGAATTTGCAGCAATCATGAATGAAAGAGCCAAAGAAATAGGCGTAAAGAATTCCAATTTTGTAAATCCTCATGGATATCATAATGAAAATCATTATACAACGGCGTATGATTTAGCCTTAATTACAAGGGAGGCTTTAAAAAATCCTGTATTTAGAGAAATTGTAAAACAGCCTTCTGCAAATATAGGCAGTGAATCCAGCCCAAATCAACAAAAATTATCTTTCAGAAACAGGAATTTGCTTTTGGACTCAAGAAACAGTAATACGTATTATCCTTATGCTACTGGAGTTAAGACAGGATTTACCGATGAAGCAGGGGAATGTCTGGTTGCCTCAGCCACAAAAGACAACTTGAATTTGATTGCAGTATTATTAAACTCACCAGTGGATGCCCGCTGGAACGATGCAAAGACCTTATTTGATTATGGCTTTGAAAATTTTCAATTTCATCAGGTTGCTAAAAAAGGAGATATAATCGATAAAGTATATGTGGATAAACATTCTCCTAAAGGTCCTTCTGAATTGGAAGTTTTGATTAAAGAAGATTATACAGGATTATTTCATAAAAATGATATTTCTCGTATCCAAAAAACAATCTCCTGGGCACAGGAGCCTCTAGTTGCACCTATTACAGAAGGACAGAATGTAGGGGAAGTGACATTTATCCTGGATGGAGAGATATTATCGAAAATTGAGCTGATTGCGAAATATGGTATTGAAAAGCGTACCATATGGGATGTGATGTTTTCAATTAATGCCATTCCTTATTGGTGCGGGGGAATAGGCGGTGTTCTTATTTTATTCACTATTTCTAATGCAATTAGAAAAAGAAAAAGTCGAAGAGGATTTCATTTTAAATAATAAATTTATATAAATTATCAAAAATATTGGAGGGGAGAAAACATGGGGATTACAAAAAGAAGTTTTGGAAAGACAGAAGATGGTACTGAAGTATTCCTCTTTAAACTGGAAAATGCGCAAGGAGTGAGTACTGAAATTACGAATTTTGGTGGGATTGTTGTTTCTATTTTTGTGCCTGATAGAAACGGGAAAATTGATGATATAGCTCTTGGATTCGACAATCTGGACAGTTATCAAAAACCCGGTCCTTTTTTCGGAGCAATCATTGGACGTCATGCCAATCGAATAGAAAATGCTGAGTTTGAACTGAATGGCCAGACATATCACTTGGCTAAGAATGATGGCAATAATCATCTTCATGGTGGAATGAAAGGCTTTGATAAAGTGGTATGGACTCCAGAGATTGTTAAGACTGAAGAAGGAGAAGCGTTACAGCTTACTTATTTAAGCAAAGACGGAGAAGAAAATTATCCCGGCAATCTTGAAGTCAAGGTTTTATACTCATTAAATGATCACAATGAATTAAGAATTGATTACTATGGAGTTTCTGATAAGGATACAGTAGTGAATCTTACAAACCATACGTATTTTAATCTTGCTGGACATGACTCAGGAGATATCTTAGAACATCAATTAATGATTAATGCCGATCAATTTACAGTAATTAATGATGAGTGTATTCCTACAGGAGAAATCAGAGATGTAAAGGGAACTCCTATGGATTTTACGACTTTAACACCAATTAGAAACGGGATTTTTTCAGATGACGAACAAATCAAATGCGGAAAAGGTTATGATCATAATTGGGTATTAAATGTTAGCGGTAAAACTCCTGAAAAAGCAGGAGAAGTATATGAACCAAACAGTGGAAGATTGATGGAATTTTACACCACAAAACCTGGCGTTCAGTTTTATTCTGGTAATTTCATTAAGGACTGTGATAAGGGTAAAGGTGGA
The genomic region above belongs to Defluviitalea saccharophila and contains:
- a CDS encoding aldose epimerase family protein — its product is MGITKRSFGKTEDGTEVFLFKLENAQGVSTEITNFGGIVVSIFVPDRNGKIDDIALGFDNLDSYQKPGPFFGAIIGRHANRIENAEFELNGQTYHLAKNDGNNHLHGGMKGFDKVVWTPEIVKTEEGEALQLTYLSKDGEENYPGNLEVKVLYSLNDHNELRIDYYGVSDKDTVVNLTNHTYFNLAGHDSGDILEHQLMINADQFTVINDECIPTGEIRDVKGTPMDFTTLTPIRNGIFSDDEQIKCGKGYDHNWVLNVSGKTPEKAGEVYEPNSGRLMEFYTTKPGVQFYSGNFIKDCDKGKGGAVYEKWAGLCLETQYFPNSLKHKHFPSAILRAGEEYRHTTIYKFSTK